In Raphanus sativus cultivar WK10039 unplaced genomic scaffold, ASM80110v3 Scaffold2704, whole genome shotgun sequence, the DNA window ATATGAAAATGGATTTCGAACTAGGATTGCCACCTCAGGCAGCTAAAGAAATGTTAACTAATCCAAACAATCGATCATTCACCAGAATTATCAAACACCACGAGAATGGGAAGTCGAGAGCGGCTGACAAAGTTTTGGCATGGAAGTTCCTTAGGTGGTCGCGAACTATCCCGATAGGTGTTCGTGTACCTAAAATCGCAGACCGAAAATCAATTGTTGTAAGAAATGTCTCTCTATTTCTCACGAGAAACAACGATGTTTTTGTTCAACTCTTGGAACTGCTTATGGTCGGCAGGTACGTTATGACATAGAGAAAAAAGACATGATGACGTTCATGGAAATGTTTGAGGTTAGCTGTACACTGGAGCCAATGTATGTAGATTCAAAACGCTTGTGCAAGAACATGAAGCCGAAGAGCCGAGAAGAATACAAAAAATGTAGTGGTGGACAAGGAAAGATTGCGTCAAAGGTGGAACTGGAAATGGTTTTTAAGCCTTCATTTTTTTTCAATGTGCCTCCGGTTTCTTGGTACATTCGCTGGCTTACTGTCAAGACCATGAAGGATGTGGCCAGAGATTTCCAAATTCGGGCTGCTGCCATCCGAGGTCGGTGAAATGTATGCGCCCCCAGTCCGGTAACAATTGATTTTTACCGTTTTGGTATtaaatactccctcta includes these proteins:
- the LOC130505927 gene encoding uncharacterized protein LOC130505927 translates to MGIFPGFGAWISQNTQQPRKSQNVESKKVREMKSHEDRDDTKEQLKLWREAEKKKQWREPSPKVTKMEVVNELEWGYCHMKMDFELGLPPQAAKEMLTNPNNRSFTRIIKHHENGKSRAADKVLAWKFLRWSRTIPIGVRVPKIADRKSIVVRYDIEKKDMMTFMEMFEVSCTLEPMYVDSKRLCKNMKPKSREEYKKCSGGQGKIASKVELEMVFKPSFFFNVPPVSWYIRWLTVKTMKDVARDFQIRAAAIRGR